The Anoplopoma fimbria isolate UVic2021 breed Golden Eagle Sablefish chromosome 20, Afim_UVic_2022, whole genome shotgun sequence genome includes a window with the following:
- the pigv gene encoding palmitoyltransferase ZDHHC18-A, translated as MTMDVRAVLEFATVTRGLSLVLQAVFNAVIPDHDAEAFRPPRTEEPLYLDPAVDWLLGGLSHWDAEHFLFIAERGYLYEHNFAFFPLLPVILRGLAETLLWPLSSWLSVRGRLLVAVALGNSALFLLSAVALYALSRIVLQDRRLALLSSLLYCITPANVFMTAGYSESLFAALTFGGLFLLEKGFTFRACLALSIATAARSNGLVNIGFLLYLPSLHAICQIRVYRTTKKGHSKVFHYFWAIVRLLLTSLLGTAIIALPFCAFQYYGYRTFCTPSVSLERIPPALLSLAELKGYRVPDENGPPPLWCMRPLPLLYSHIQDVYWDVGFLRYFELKQIPNFVLALPMATLGIMAAYAYFQANPELCLRLGLWETGASKGLDKPPPGLFNSRVFVYIVHSTVLLVFGTLCMHVQVLTRFMASSSPVPFWISAHLLLLNEPLLHRRKTSNPNVQLQTHSRNGCKHKPQNPIVALLPHFKSCSSTTQSILGYFLSYWVLGLALHCNFLPWT; from the exons ATGACTATGGATGTCAGAGCAGTTCTGGAGTTCGCCACCGTCACCAGGGGTCTGTCACTGGTTCTGCAG GCTGTCTTCAATGCTGTCATCCCTGATCATGATGCTGAAGCGTTCAGGCCCccaaggacagaggagcctctgtACTTGGACCCTGCGGTGGACTGGCTGTTGGGTGGCCTCTCTCACTGGGACGCCGAGCATTTCCTCTTCATCGCTGAGAGAGGATACCTTTACGAGCACAACTTTGCTTTCTTCCCCCTCCTGCCCGTCATCCTCCGAGGCCTGGCAGAGACGCTGCTGTGGCCCCTGAGCAGCTGGCTGAGCGTGCGGGGCCGTTTGCTGGTGGCCGTGGCTCTGGGGAACAGTGCCCTCTTCCTGCTGAGTGCAGTGGCCTTGTATGCGCTGAGTAGGATAGTCCTCCAGGACAGACGCCTCGCTCTGCTCTCCAGCCTGCTCTATTGCATCACACCTGCCAATGTGTTCATGACAGCTGGATACTCGGAGAGCCTGTTTGCCGCGCTGACATTTGGCGGTCTGTTCCTCCTGGAGAAAGGATTCACCTTCAGAGCTTGCCTGGCCCTCAGTATAGCCACTGCAGCACGATCCAATGGACTTGTTAACATAGGATTTCTACTTTACCTTCCATCGCTGCACGCTATTTGCCAGATTCGTGTATATCGTACAACGAAAAAAGGCCACAGTAAAGTTTTCCACTATTTTTGGGCGATCGTCCGTCTCCTGCTCACCTCCCTCTTGGGAACTGCAATCATTGCCCTTCCTTTCTGTGCTTTCCAGTACTACGGGTACAGGACGTTTTGCACACCGTCCGTCTCCCTGGAACGGATCCCTCCTGCTCTTCTGTCTCTGGCTGAACTGAAGGGCTATCGGGTTCCAGATGAAAATGGTCCACCGCCCCTCTGGTGCATGAGACCCCTCCCCCTGCTTTATTCTCATATCCAGGATGTTTATTGGGATGTGGGCTTCCTCCGCTACTTTGAGCTGAAGCAGATACCAAACTTCGTTCTGGCTCTACCCATGGCCACTCTCGGCATAATGGCAGCTTATGCATACTTCCAAGCCAATCCAGAACTGTGTCTGAGACTCGGACTTTGGGAGACAGGTGCAAGTAAAGGACTCGACAAACCCCCACCGGGATTGTTCAACTCCAGagtgtttgtttatattgttcATTCAACAGTACTTCTGGTGTTTGGAAcattgtgcatgcatgtgcag GTTCTAACCAGATTCATGGCCTCCTCGTCTCCCGTGCCTTTCTGGATAAGTGctcacctgctcctcctcaaTGAACCACTTCTTCATCGAAGGAAAACATCAAATCCCAACGTACAGCTACAGACACATTCCAGAAACGGATGCAAGCACAAACCTCAAAACCCCATTGTTGCACTGCTGCCACACTTTAAAAGCTGTTCTTCTACCACACAGAGCATCCTGGGATACTTCCTCTCTTACTGGGTGCTGGGCCTGGCACTGCATTGTAACTTCTTGCCATGGACATGA